In Myxococcus stipitatus, the following are encoded in one genomic region:
- a CDS encoding PAS domain-containing sensor histidine kinase yields MSRPRRGARRKRARGKGRSVSRRADAHPPGGVGNLTHLERQGTVQVYMSPAPYTASGPPTDADSVTYSLPPGTEDEQGPSDSARLRLLREMMSEAFLCLDAHGRIREVNSRAAALLGLPAEELQGQEPWVAEPALAGTSLHERLMAALATREGGRFLAELPSRTWLDVNVQIVGEETWVLAADITRRQLAENEVARTEERFRQLGERFQVALDSAQMAVWETNLATGQVFRSEGHDRLYGYPQPLAEWTHERFIDSLHPDDRMGVQAQLDDIFAGNTDTYASTFRTAWPDGTWHWLTSRARVLRDATGKVVVVRGAILDITALKETEFALQEAVRTRDDFLSLASHELRTPLTSLRLQAQLLRRMGESHPAETLSSPRVQAKLESTERQLRRLGALVDNLLDVSRIRTGKLDFQFTEGDLAAVVGDLVTRFADEARHTGVQFTASVEGPMVGRFDRLRLEQVVSNLLSNALRYGAGNPVRLSLTRHEDGVRLMVRDGGPGIPAQDRERIFERFTQGDNARRRGGMGLGLYIVRQIVEAHGGHIRVDDSPGGGATFVVELPLERPRTAS; encoded by the coding sequence ATGTCACGTCCGCGGCGCGGGGCCCGACGGAAGAGGGCTCGGGGCAAGGGCCGGAGCGTGTCCCGGCGTGCGGACGCCCACCCTCCTGGAGGAGTGGGCAACTTGACGCATTTGGAGCGCCAGGGGACGGTTCAGGTCTACATGAGCCCCGCGCCGTACACCGCGTCCGGCCCCCCGACGGACGCCGACAGCGTCACGTACTCCCTTCCTCCAGGCACGGAGGATGAGCAGGGCCCCTCCGACAGCGCGCGGCTGCGGCTGCTCCGGGAGATGATGAGCGAGGCGTTCCTCTGCCTGGATGCCCACGGCCGCATCCGCGAGGTGAACAGCCGCGCCGCCGCGCTGCTGGGACTGCCCGCCGAGGAGCTCCAAGGCCAGGAGCCCTGGGTCGCCGAGCCGGCGCTGGCGGGCACCTCGCTGCACGAGCGGCTGATGGCGGCGCTCGCCACGCGGGAGGGCGGGCGCTTCCTGGCGGAGCTGCCCTCGCGCACCTGGCTGGACGTGAATGTCCAGATCGTGGGCGAGGAGACGTGGGTGCTCGCGGCCGACATCACCCGGCGCCAACTGGCGGAGAACGAAGTGGCCCGGACCGAGGAGCGCTTCCGCCAGCTCGGCGAGCGCTTCCAGGTGGCGCTCGACTCGGCGCAGATGGCCGTCTGGGAGACGAACCTGGCCACCGGGCAGGTGTTCCGCTCGGAGGGCCATGACCGGCTCTACGGCTATCCCCAGCCGCTGGCGGAGTGGACCCATGAGCGGTTCATCGACTCGCTCCACCCGGACGACCGGATGGGCGTCCAGGCGCAACTGGATGACATCTTCGCGGGCAACACGGACACGTACGCCTCCACCTTCCGGACCGCGTGGCCGGACGGCACCTGGCACTGGCTCACCAGCCGGGCGCGGGTGCTGCGCGACGCGACGGGCAAGGTGGTGGTGGTGCGCGGCGCCATCCTGGACATCACCGCGCTGAAGGAGACGGAGTTCGCGCTCCAGGAGGCCGTGCGCACGCGCGATGACTTCCTCTCGCTGGCGAGCCACGAGCTGCGCACCCCGCTGACCTCGCTGCGGCTTCAGGCGCAGCTGCTGCGGCGCATGGGCGAAAGCCACCCCGCGGAGACGCTCAGCTCCCCCAGGGTCCAGGCGAAGCTCGAGTCCACGGAGCGACAGCTGCGGCGGCTGGGCGCGCTCGTGGACAACCTGCTCGACGTCAGCCGCATCCGCACGGGCAAGCTCGACTTCCAGTTCACGGAGGGCGACCTCGCCGCCGTCGTCGGAGACCTCGTCACGCGCTTCGCGGACGAGGCCCGTCACACGGGCGTGCAGTTCACCGCCTCCGTGGAGGGCCCCATGGTGGGCCGCTTCGACCGGCTTCGGCTGGAGCAGGTGGTGAGCAACCTGCTGTCCAACGCCCTTCGCTATGGTGCGGGCAACCCCGTGCGCCTCTCCCTCACCCGCCACGAAGACGGCGTGCGCCTCATGGTGAGGGACGGCGGCCCGGGCATCCCCGCGCAGGATCGCGAGCGCATCTTCGAGCGCTTCACCCAAGGCGACAACGCGCGGCGCCGAGGCGGCATGGGACTGGGCCTCTACATCGTCCGGCAGATTGTCGAAGCCCATGGCGGCCACATCCGCGTGGACGACTCGCCTGGCGGAGGCGCCACCTTCGTCGTGGAGCTGCCCCTCGAACGGCCGCGCACGGCGAGCTGA